One genomic window of Comamonas antarctica includes the following:
- a CDS encoding Bug family tripartite tricarboxylate transporter substrate binding protein, with the protein MHRRDFLQASSAATFAATLPARAQAWPARTLRLVVPFPPGGPVDSFARFYAEALGKQLGQTVIVENKGGASGTLGSLDVKNSAADGYSLLFATASTHALYNLTEARPRYSAADDFDYIAVLGGAPVAFAVGPSMPKTLKSLVIAAKHNPGKYNYGSPGTGTLMHVAVERFKQLTGAPLLHIPYKGTGPAMQDLMGGAIEMAVGTLGVMLPFHRSGRMHIVGVATAQRLTLAADIPTIAESAELAAPFEASLWNVVAVPRGTPAAVKKALADATRVVMGTPAMAATLAEQGIFADLHIGDAAASAYVKAEAAKWKPVVAQLGGAGAIGQ; encoded by the coding sequence ATGCACCGCCGCGACTTTCTGCAAGCTTCCAGCGCCGCCACTTTCGCCGCCACGCTGCCGGCCCGGGCCCAGGCCTGGCCGGCGCGCACCCTGCGCCTGGTCGTGCCGTTTCCTCCGGGCGGGCCGGTCGACAGCTTTGCGCGCTTCTATGCCGAGGCGCTGGGCAAGCAGCTGGGCCAGACCGTGATCGTCGAGAACAAGGGCGGTGCCTCGGGCACGCTGGGCAGCCTTGATGTGAAAAACAGTGCTGCCGACGGCTACAGCCTGCTGTTTGCGACCGCCTCGACGCATGCGCTCTACAACCTCACCGAAGCCCGGCCGCGCTACAGCGCCGCCGACGACTTCGACTACATCGCCGTGCTGGGCGGCGCGCCGGTGGCGTTTGCGGTCGGCCCATCGATGCCCAAGACGCTCAAGTCCCTGGTGATTGCGGCCAAACACAACCCGGGCAAATACAACTACGGCTCGCCCGGCACCGGCACGCTGATGCATGTCGCGGTCGAGCGCTTCAAGCAGCTGACCGGCGCGCCGCTGCTGCATATCCCCTACAAGGGCACGGGCCCGGCCATGCAGGACCTGATGGGCGGCGCCATCGAGATGGCGGTCGGCACGCTGGGCGTGATGCTGCCCTTCCACCGCAGCGGGCGCATGCATATCGTTGGCGTGGCAACGGCGCAGCGCCTCACGCTCGCTGCCGACATTCCCACCATTGCCGAATCCGCCGAGCTCGCCGCGCCCTTCGAGGCCAGCCTGTGGAATGTGGTGGCCGTGCCGCGCGGCACGCCCGCGGCAGTGAAAAAGGCGCTGGCCGACGCCACGCGCGTGGTGATGGGCACGCCGGCCATGGCCGCCACGCTGGCCGAACAGGGCATCTTTGCCGATCTGCATATCGGCGACGCCGCAGCTTCGGCGTATGTGAAGGCCGAAGCGGCCAAGTGGAAGCCGGTGGTGGCGCAGCTGGGCGGCGCGGGCGCCATCGGGCAGTGA
- a CDS encoding dihydrodipicolinate synthase family protein, which yields MYPEKISETSKGVYIIAATPFTDSGELDLDSCDSLTDFYLDKGVTGFTILGMMGEAPKLTEAETLAVMDRVLGRIDGRVPVVVGVSHASNRHVERLAKTAMDQGAAGVMLAPVANLKTDEQVYHYFATMARLLGPDIPICLQDFPQVTGVHMSVGVILQLIDDFPQVVMLKHEDFPGMRKLSELRTQSADAGRRRISILVGNGGLFLPQEMLRGADGAMTGFAYPEMLVQACALFDQGRADEAEDLYNLYLPLLRHEFQYGLGLALRKETLRRRGAIRSAYVRRPGPVLGAIDMAELGRLIERQAQALRERGL from the coding sequence ATGTACCCCGAAAAGATCAGCGAGACGTCCAAGGGCGTCTACATCATTGCCGCCACGCCGTTCACCGACAGCGGCGAACTCGACCTCGACAGCTGCGACAGCCTGACCGACTTCTACCTCGACAAGGGCGTGACGGGCTTCACCATCCTCGGCATGATGGGCGAGGCGCCCAAGCTCACCGAAGCGGAAACGCTGGCGGTGATGGACCGCGTGCTGGGACGCATCGATGGCCGCGTGCCGGTGGTGGTGGGCGTGAGCCATGCCTCGAACCGCCATGTCGAGCGCCTGGCGAAAACCGCCATGGACCAGGGCGCGGCCGGCGTGATGCTGGCGCCGGTCGCCAACCTCAAGACCGACGAGCAGGTCTACCACTACTTCGCGACCATGGCCAGGCTGCTGGGCCCGGACATCCCGATCTGCCTGCAGGACTTTCCGCAGGTCACGGGCGTGCACATGTCGGTGGGCGTGATCCTGCAGCTGATCGACGACTTCCCGCAGGTGGTGATGCTCAAGCACGAGGACTTTCCCGGCATGCGCAAGCTCAGCGAACTGCGCACGCAAAGCGCCGATGCGGGCCGCCGGCGCATCAGCATCCTGGTGGGCAATGGCGGCCTGTTCCTGCCGCAGGAAATGCTGCGCGGCGCCGACGGCGCCATGACCGGCTTTGCCTATCCCGAGATGCTGGTGCAGGCCTGCGCGCTGTTCGACCAGGGCCGCGCCGACGAAGCCGAGGACCTCTACAACCTCTACCTGCCGCTGCTGCGCCATGAATTCCAGTACGGCCTGGGCCTGGCGCTGCGCAAGGAAACGCTGCGGCGCCGCGGCGCGATCCGCTCGGCCTATGTGCGCCGTCCGGGCCCGGTGCTGGGCGCCATCGACATGGCCGAACTGGGCCGGCTCATCGAGCGCCAGGCCCAGGCGCTGCGCGAACGCGGCCTCTGA
- a CDS encoding amino acid ABC transporter permease: protein MESLIQNFFNLEVYAQVFPHLLNGLWTTIWLSALVIPLGAAAGLALALALTQSRRRWLRWSLIGYIDFFRAFPPLVLLILIYFGGPFLGLELGKVAAVALAFVLNNASYYAEVFRAGLEGVARGQMEAARSTGLTRAQAVRLVLIPQAVRNVLPDLVGNSIEVVKLTSIASVVAMPELLRAARDAQSLVYNPSPVMLAALMYLALLWPLTRWLGRLEHRRASR, encoded by the coding sequence GTGGAAAGCCTGATACAGAACTTCTTCAACCTCGAGGTCTACGCGCAGGTGTTTCCGCACCTGCTGAACGGCCTGTGGACCACGATCTGGCTGTCGGCGCTGGTGATTCCGCTGGGCGCGGCCGCGGGCCTGGCGCTGGCCCTGGCCCTGACGCAGTCGCGCCGGCGCTGGCTGCGCTGGAGCCTGATTGGCTATATCGACTTCTTTCGCGCGTTCCCGCCGCTGGTGCTGCTGATCCTGATTTACTTCGGCGGCCCGTTCCTGGGCCTGGAGCTGGGCAAGGTCGCCGCGGTGGCGCTGGCTTTCGTGCTCAACAACGCGAGCTACTACGCCGAGGTGTTCCGCGCCGGGCTCGAAGGCGTGGCGCGCGGCCAGATGGAAGCCGCGCGCTCGACCGGGCTCACGCGCGCCCAGGCCGTGCGGCTGGTGCTGATTCCGCAGGCCGTGCGCAACGTGCTGCCCGATCTGGTCGGCAACAGCATCGAGGTCGTCAAGCTGACCAGCATTGCCAGCGTGGTGGCCATGCCCGAGCTGCTGCGCGCCGCGCGCGATGCGCAGTCGCTGGTCTACAACCCCTCGCCGGTGATGCTGGCGGCGCTGATGTACCTCGCGCTGCTGTGGCCGCTGACGCGCTGGCTCGGCCGGCTCGAACACCGCCGCGCCAGCCGCTGA
- a CDS encoding FAD-binding oxidoreductase: protein MSNLHPQLLQRLHAAVGAAGLVLDDAAKAPYESDWLRKWNGRSSIVVRPADTAQTAAVMGICHDTHTPVVTQGGNTGMSGGATPDASGAQVVLSTQRLNRIRSVDPLNNTLTCEAGVLLAHIQAAAQEVDRFFPLSLGSEGSCTIGGNLATNAGGIAVLRYGNARELALGLEVVLPDGRVWHGLRALRKDNTGYDLRDLFIGSEGTLGVITAAVLKLSPRPVARATAWVGARDIAALVQLLARLRADCGERLVAFEMLSAPSLALILEQVSEVRAPLAGEHAFHALIELADTQGEGLAALLERSLEAALENACVQDVALSVSGAQTQALWKIREGISQAQMRAGKAVKHDIALPISALAAFVQQADAALQAAQPGVRIINFGHLGDGNLHYNVLLPRDTPPEALAAATARFNRIVHDLVAEAQGSISAEHGVGQLRRDELRHYKSEVEFDLMMRVKQSLDPNQIMNPGKLI from the coding sequence ATGAGCAATCTGCACCCCCAACTGCTGCAACGCCTGCATGCCGCCGTCGGCGCTGCCGGCCTGGTTCTCGACGACGCCGCCAAGGCGCCCTATGAAAGCGACTGGCTCAGGAAATGGAACGGCCGCAGCTCCATTGTCGTGCGCCCCGCCGATACCGCGCAGACCGCGGCCGTGATGGGCATCTGCCATGACACGCATACGCCGGTGGTGACCCAGGGCGGCAACACCGGCATGAGCGGCGGCGCCACGCCCGATGCCAGCGGCGCGCAGGTGGTGCTGAGCACGCAGCGCTTGAACCGCATCCGCAGCGTCGATCCGCTCAACAACACGCTGACCTGCGAGGCCGGCGTGCTGCTGGCGCACATCCAGGCCGCGGCGCAGGAGGTCGACCGCTTCTTCCCGCTGAGCCTGGGCTCCGAAGGCAGCTGCACCATCGGCGGCAACCTGGCCACCAATGCCGGCGGCATCGCGGTGCTGCGCTACGGCAACGCGCGCGAGCTGGCGCTGGGCCTCGAGGTGGTGCTGCCCGACGGCCGCGTGTGGCATGGCCTGCGCGCGCTGCGCAAGGACAACACCGGCTATGACCTGCGCGACCTGTTCATCGGCTCCGAAGGCACGCTGGGCGTGATCACCGCCGCCGTGCTCAAGCTCTCGCCGCGGCCCGTGGCGCGCGCCACGGCCTGGGTCGGCGCGCGCGATATCGCCGCGCTGGTGCAGCTGCTGGCGCGGCTGCGCGCCGATTGCGGCGAACGGCTGGTGGCGTTCGAGATGCTGTCGGCGCCGTCGCTGGCGCTGATCCTGGAACAGGTGAGCGAGGTGCGCGCGCCGCTGGCGGGCGAACACGCCTTCCATGCGCTGATCGAGCTCGCCGACACGCAGGGCGAGGGTCTCGCGGCGCTGCTCGAACGCAGCCTCGAAGCGGCGCTGGAGAACGCCTGCGTGCAAGACGTGGCGCTGAGCGTGAGCGGCGCGCAGACCCAGGCGCTGTGGAAGATCCGCGAAGGCATCTCGCAGGCGCAGATGCGCGCCGGCAAGGCCGTCAAGCACGACATCGCGCTGCCGATCTCGGCCCTTGCGGCCTTTGTGCAGCAGGCCGACGCCGCGCTGCAGGCCGCGCAGCCCGGCGTGCGCATCATCAATTTCGGCCATCTGGGCGATGGCAACCTGCACTACAACGTGCTGCTGCCGCGCGATACCCCGCCCGAGGCGCTGGCGGCCGCCACGGCGCGGTTCAACCGCATCGTGCATGACCTCGTGGCCGAGGCCCAGGGCTCGATCAGCGCCGAGCACGGCGTCGGCCAGCTGCGCCGCGACGAGCTGCGCCACTACAAATCGGAGGTCGAGTTCGACCTGATGATGCGCGTCAAGCAGTCGCTCGACCCGAACCAGATCATGAACCCGGGCAAGCTGATCTGA
- a CDS encoding aspartate/glutamate racemase family protein — protein MRDTLYVINPNSSQAVTAGIDSALARLRRPGGVRIECVTLADGPPGVQTQQDVDRAALSVLAFAQQHQDRAAGFVTACFSDPGLQMLRELRGVLSLGISECGALTAMTLGQRLGVIAILQGSIARHWRNWGAMGIAQRVAGEVAIGRGVSELSDHAATLEAMVAAGKRLRDEHGADVLLMGCAGMAAFRAPLEDATGLRVVEPTQAAVAMALGRIQLDW, from the coding sequence ATGCGCGACACGCTTTACGTCATCAATCCCAACAGCAGCCAGGCCGTCACCGCCGGCATCGACAGCGCGCTGGCGCGGCTGCGCCGGCCCGGCGGCGTGCGCATCGAATGCGTGACGCTGGCCGACGGACCGCCGGGCGTGCAGACGCAGCAGGATGTGGACCGCGCGGCGCTGTCGGTGCTGGCCTTCGCGCAGCAGCACCAGGACCGGGCCGCGGGCTTCGTCACCGCCTGCTTCAGCGACCCGGGCCTGCAGATGCTGCGCGAGCTGCGCGGCGTGCTGTCGCTGGGCATCAGCGAATGTGGCGCGCTCACGGCCATGACGCTGGGCCAGCGTTTGGGCGTGATTGCCATCTTGCAGGGCTCGATAGCCCGCCACTGGCGCAACTGGGGCGCGATGGGCATTGCCCAGCGCGTCGCGGGCGAGGTCGCGATCGGCCGCGGCGTGAGTGAACTCTCCGACCATGCGGCAACGCTCGAGGCCATGGTTGCGGCCGGCAAGCGCCTGCGCGACGAGCACGGCGCGGATGTGCTGCTGATGGGCTGCGCCGGCATGGCCGCGTTTCGCGCGCCGCTCGAAGACGCGACCGGCCTGCGCGTGGTCGAACCCACGCAGGCCGCGGTCGCCATGGCCCTGGGCCGCATTCAACTCGACTGGTGA
- the hydA gene encoding dihydropyrimidinase codes for MTSSSFDLTIRNGRISNADGSFSADIGVRDGVIVEIAPSLPAGTRDVDASGRWVLPGGIDSHCHIEQLSGMGVMCADDFYSGTVSAAFGGTTTILSFAAQHRGDSIPEVVAAYAKRAAEKAVIDYGFHLILTNPDETALREHLPQVIRDGITSLKVYMTYDKLKLDDYQLLEVMAVAGEQGALVMMHAENHDMIRWIAHRLLERGHTAPKFHAVAHDQLAESEATHRAIALARLADVPVLIVHVAGRETVDVIRNARRLGAAVYAESCPQYLFLEASDSDLPGVEGAKFCCSPPPRDADSQAAVWDGLKDGTLGVYSSDHAPYRFDASGKLPKGDATTFKEMANGVPGIELRLPLLFSEGVMAGRISIEEFVALTATNHAHMYGLAPRKGAIAVGADADLVLWNPERRVEVSAAMLHDNVGYTPYEGRVLQGWPETVFSRGRCVVQDNQLQVERGTGHYLARGRPEPLARQSAPSPERGRLSELVGLKRRH; via the coding sequence ATGACCTCATCTTCTTTTGACCTGACGATACGCAACGGCCGCATCAGCAATGCCGACGGCAGCTTCTCGGCCGACATCGGCGTGCGCGACGGCGTGATCGTCGAGATCGCGCCCAGCCTGCCCGCGGGCACGCGCGACGTCGACGCCAGCGGCCGCTGGGTGCTGCCCGGCGGCATCGACAGCCACTGCCATATCGAGCAGCTCTCGGGCATGGGCGTGATGTGCGCCGACGACTTCTACTCGGGCACGGTGTCCGCGGCGTTTGGCGGCACCACCACCATCTTGTCGTTCGCGGCCCAGCACCGCGGCGACAGCATTCCCGAGGTCGTCGCGGCCTACGCCAAGCGCGCGGCCGAGAAGGCGGTGATCGACTACGGCTTTCACCTGATCCTCACCAACCCCGACGAGACCGCGCTGCGCGAGCATCTGCCGCAGGTGATACGCGATGGCATCACCTCGCTCAAGGTCTACATGACCTACGACAAGCTCAAGCTCGACGATTACCAGCTGCTCGAGGTGATGGCCGTGGCCGGCGAGCAAGGCGCACTGGTCATGATGCACGCCGAGAACCACGACATGATCCGCTGGATCGCGCACCGGCTGCTCGAACGCGGCCACACCGCGCCCAAGTTCCATGCGGTGGCGCACGACCAGCTCGCCGAGTCGGAAGCCACGCACCGCGCGATTGCCCTGGCGCGTCTGGCCGATGTGCCGGTGCTGATCGTGCATGTCGCGGGCCGCGAGACCGTGGACGTGATCCGCAATGCGCGCCGCCTGGGCGCCGCGGTATATGCCGAAAGCTGCCCGCAGTACCTGTTTCTCGAAGCCAGCGACAGCGACCTTCCCGGAGTCGAGGGCGCGAAGTTCTGCTGCAGCCCGCCGCCGCGCGACGCCGATTCGCAGGCCGCGGTCTGGGACGGCCTCAAGGATGGCACGCTGGGCGTGTACTCGTCCGACCACGCGCCCTACCGCTTCGACGCGAGCGGCAAGCTGCCCAAGGGCGACGCCACGACCTTCAAGGAAATGGCCAATGGCGTGCCGGGCATCGAGCTGCGCCTGCCACTGCTGTTTTCCGAAGGCGTGATGGCCGGCCGCATCAGCATCGAGGAATTCGTCGCGCTCACCGCCACCAACCATGCGCACATGTACGGGCTGGCGCCGCGCAAGGGCGCGATTGCCGTGGGCGCCGATGCCGACCTGGTGCTGTGGAATCCCGAGCGCCGCGTCGAGGTCAGCGCCGCGATGCTGCATGACAACGTCGGCTACACGCCCTACGAGGGCCGCGTGCTGCAGGGCTGGCCCGAGACGGTGTTCAGCCGCGGCCGCTGCGTGGTGCAGGACAACCAGCTGCAGGTCGAGCGCGGCACGGGCCACTACCTTGCGCGCGGCCGGCCCGAACCGCTGGCCCGCCAGAGCGCGCCCTCGCCCGAGCGCGGCCGCTTGAGCGAACTCGTCGGGCTCAAGCGCCGCCACTGA
- a CDS encoding SDR family oxidoreductase: protein MKLGIEGRHALVCASSRGLGRACAESLAAEGVHLTLLARGREALEDTAAQIRRTHGVTVHAVVADITTPEGRAAALAAHPAPDILVNNAGGPKPGHFRDWDRATWIAALDANMLAPIEMIRLTLDGMAARRFGRIVNITSSAVKAPIDILGLSNGARSGLTGFVAGIARTHVAHNVTINNLLPGPFETDRLLETARQWAADNGLPEGEVLARRRAANPAGRFGRPEEFGDACAFLCSVQAGFITAQNLLLDGGSYPGTF from the coding sequence ATGAAGCTCGGCATCGAAGGCCGCCACGCGCTGGTCTGCGCGTCGAGCCGCGGCCTGGGCCGGGCCTGCGCCGAGTCGCTGGCCGCCGAAGGCGTGCACCTGACGCTGCTGGCGCGCGGCCGTGAAGCGCTCGAAGACACCGCCGCGCAGATCCGCCGCACGCATGGCGTGACGGTGCATGCGGTGGTCGCCGACATCACCACGCCTGAAGGCCGTGCCGCGGCGCTGGCCGCCCACCCCGCGCCCGACATCCTGGTGAACAATGCCGGCGGCCCCAAGCCCGGCCATTTCCGCGACTGGGACCGCGCCACCTGGATCGCGGCGCTGGACGCCAACATGCTGGCACCGATCGAGATGATCCGTCTCACGCTCGACGGCATGGCGGCGCGGCGCTTTGGCCGCATCGTCAACATCACCTCGTCGGCCGTGAAGGCGCCGATCGACATCCTGGGCCTGTCGAATGGCGCGCGCTCCGGGCTCACCGGCTTTGTCGCCGGCATCGCGCGCACGCATGTCGCGCACAACGTCACCATCAACAACCTGCTGCCCGGCCCGTTCGAGACCGACCGGCTGCTGGAAACCGCGCGCCAGTGGGCCGCGGACAACGGCCTGCCCGAAGGCGAAGTGCTGGCGCGCCGGCGCGCCGCCAACCCCGCCGGGCGCTTCGGCCGGCCAGAGGAGTTCGGCGATGCTTGCGCCTTCCTGTGCAGCGTGCAGGCCGGCTTCATCACGGCGCAGAACTTGCTTCTTGACGGGGGTTCCTACCCCGGCACTTTCTAG
- a CDS encoding LysR substrate-binding domain-containing protein, with amino-acid sequence MSFNLRQIEVFRAVMITGSIRGAAQLLFVSQPAVSRLLSHTEARVGFPLFERIRGRLFATPEAKKLFHEVEQVYAGVKRVNELARELSEHQEGILNLVASPSVGQAVIPLAMAEFRHSNPQVKLTFQYLGHAPLTERLLNRQADLAVTILPVIHPNLEMEELGSGRLVCICPYNHPLARRATLSVADLLPFPLIGYDRESPFGAMVHALFADSGETVRASIEAGSPQNACALVQAGAGIALVDEFSASSWAASKFVVRPMLNAPVLKATLVRLRTEPMSQPAQAFVEVLQRVMEREGFRVSTQSH; translated from the coding sequence ATGAGCTTCAACCTCCGCCAGATCGAAGTTTTCCGCGCCGTCATGATCACCGGCTCGATCCGCGGCGCGGCGCAACTGCTGTTTGTCTCGCAGCCCGCGGTGAGCCGGCTGCTGTCGCATACCGAGGCGCGCGTCGGGTTTCCGCTGTTCGAGCGCATCCGCGGCCGGCTGTTTGCCACGCCCGAGGCCAAGAAGCTGTTCCACGAGGTCGAGCAGGTCTATGCGGGCGTCAAGCGCGTCAACGAACTGGCGCGCGAACTCAGCGAACACCAGGAAGGCATACTGAACCTGGTCGCCAGCCCGAGCGTCGGCCAGGCCGTGATCCCGCTGGCCATGGCCGAGTTCCGCCACAGCAATCCGCAGGTCAAGCTGACCTTCCAGTACCTGGGCCACGCGCCGCTGACCGAGCGCCTGCTCAACCGCCAGGCCGACCTGGCGGTGACGATTCTCCCGGTGATCCATCCGAATCTGGAGATGGAGGAGCTGGGCAGCGGGCGGCTGGTCTGCATCTGCCCCTACAACCATCCGCTGGCGCGGCGCGCGACGCTGAGCGTGGCCGATCTGCTGCCCTTCCCCTTGATTGGCTATGACCGCGAGTCGCCGTTTGGCGCGATGGTGCATGCGCTGTTCGCCGACAGCGGCGAGACGGTGCGCGCCTCGATCGAGGCCGGCTCGCCGCAGAACGCGTGCGCGCTGGTGCAGGCCGGCGCGGGCATTGCGCTGGTCGACGAGTTCTCGGCCAGCAGCTGGGCGGCCAGCAAGTTCGTGGTGCGTCCGATGCTCAACGCACCCGTGCTCAAGGCCACTTTGGTGCGGCTGCGCACCGAACCGATGTCGCAGCCCGCGCAGGCCTTCGTCGAGGTGCTGCAGCGCGTGATGGAGCGCGAGGGGTTTCGGGTTTCCACGCAAAGCCATTAA
- a CDS encoding amino acid ABC transporter permease, translating to MTLADSGFLFTFFNPEVARQYWPVIASGALVTIGVGLAVVVTGTLLGLLLALVRALGRRALALPIIAFADIMRSLPPLVVLIVLYFGLPALGLPLSAFAVTWLSLSLVLAAYAEESIWAGISAVPGGQLEAARSTGLRWPQAMRLVVLPQALRRALPPLTNRVISITKNTALGSVVALNEILNNAQGASSYAGNPTPLMMAAGAYLVVFLPLVALSRWLEQHWQQR from the coding sequence ATGACGCTCGCAGACAGCGGTTTCCTGTTCACCTTCTTCAATCCGGAAGTCGCGCGCCAGTACTGGCCGGTCATTGCTTCCGGCGCGCTGGTGACGATAGGCGTCGGCCTGGCCGTGGTCGTCACCGGCACGCTGCTGGGCCTGCTGCTGGCACTGGTGCGCGCGCTGGGCCGGCGCGCGCTGGCGCTGCCCATCATCGCGTTTGCCGACATCATGCGTTCGCTGCCGCCGCTGGTGGTGCTGATCGTGCTGTATTTCGGGCTGCCCGCGCTGGGCCTGCCGCTGTCGGCGTTTGCCGTGACCTGGCTGTCGCTGTCGCTGGTGCTGGCCGCCTATGCCGAGGAAAGCATCTGGGCCGGCATCTCGGCCGTGCCCGGCGGCCAGCTCGAGGCCGCGCGCTCCACCGGCCTGCGCTGGCCCCAGGCCATGCGGCTGGTGGTGCTGCCGCAGGCGCTGCGCCGCGCGCTGCCGCCGCTCACCAACCGCGTGATCTCGATCACCAAGAACACCGCGCTGGGCTCGGTGGTGGCGCTCAACGAGATCCTCAACAACGCCCAGGGCGCGAGCAGCTACGCCGGCAACCCCACGCCGCTGATGATGGCCGCGGGCGCCTATCTGGTCGTGTTCCTGCCGCTGGTCGCGCTCTCGCGCTGGCTCGAACAACACTGGCAGCAGAGGTGA
- a CDS encoding transporter substrate-binding domain-containing protein produces MKSTPTRISLSLLCLASSAALAQAPLRSAVDATFAPHAMAKLGGGVQGFNVDLGEELAKRLGRKIEIEGAEFSGLVPGLNSKRYDFLVAPVTVTPERAKSLLFTEGYLDTDYTFLGTKAAPAVTRLEDLKGKTLAVNKGSNYEGWARDNAARYGFKFDVYGANADAVQAVQSGRADYNLAGTTVVAWAAKQNPNLKTSYTIKTGLVWALPFRADDKAGRDAASNALKCMKQDGTIAKLAVKWFGFQPGADDAAVKIAPGTGVPGTEGYDATPVTPKCA; encoded by the coding sequence ATGAAATCCACGCCCACCCGCATTTCCCTGTCGCTGCTGTGCCTTGCCAGCAGCGCCGCCCTGGCCCAGGCGCCGCTGCGCAGCGCCGTCGACGCCACCTTCGCGCCCCACGCCATGGCCAAGCTCGGCGGCGGCGTGCAGGGCTTCAACGTCGATCTCGGCGAGGAACTCGCCAAGCGCCTGGGCCGCAAGATCGAGATCGAGGGCGCCGAGTTCTCGGGCTTGGTGCCCGGCCTCAACAGCAAGCGCTATGACTTCCTGGTGGCGCCGGTCACGGTGACGCCCGAGCGCGCCAAATCGCTGCTGTTCACCGAAGGCTATCTCGACACCGACTACACCTTCCTCGGCACCAAGGCCGCGCCGGCCGTCACCCGGCTCGAGGATCTCAAGGGCAAGACCCTTGCCGTCAACAAGGGCTCGAACTACGAAGGCTGGGCGCGCGACAACGCCGCCAGATACGGCTTCAAGTTCGATGTCTACGGCGCTAATGCCGATGCGGTGCAGGCCGTGCAATCGGGCCGCGCCGACTACAACCTGGCCGGCACCACGGTGGTCGCCTGGGCCGCCAAGCAAAACCCGAATCTCAAGACCAGCTACACCATCAAGACCGGTCTGGTCTGGGCGCTGCCATTTCGCGCCGACGACAAGGCCGGGCGCGACGCGGCCTCGAACGCGCTCAAGTGCATGAAGCAGGACGGCACCATTGCCAAGCTGGCCGTCAAGTGGTTCGGCTTCCAGCCCGGCGCCGACGACGCCGCGGTGAAGATCGCCCCCGGCACCGGCGTGCCCGGCACCGAAGGCTACGACGCCACCCCCGTGACGCCGAAGTGCGCCTGA
- a CDS encoding amino acid ABC transporter ATP-binding protein, whose product MAMLEISGLHKSYGSNVVLRGVDLKVNAGELVCVIGPSGSGKSTMLRCCNLLETPTGGSILANGHQVTSPTVDINRLRQDVGMVFQQFNLYPHLTALDNVALALRNVQRRSKAEAQALAQQALEQVGLGAKARAYPGELSGGQQQRVGIARAVALKPQVILFDEPTSALDPELVEDVLNVMRDLRQRGMTMLVVTHEMAFAHAAADRVVFMDGGVVVEQGTAAELFEHPREPRTQSFLARYGSQRP is encoded by the coding sequence ATGGCCATGCTGGAAATCTCCGGGCTGCACAAGTCCTATGGCAGCAACGTGGTGCTGCGCGGCGTGGACCTGAAGGTCAACGCCGGCGAGCTGGTCTGCGTGATCGGGCCATCGGGCTCGGGCAAGAGCACCATGCTGCGCTGTTGCAATCTGCTCGAAACCCCGACCGGCGGCTCCATCCTGGCCAACGGCCACCAGGTGACCTCGCCCACGGTGGACATCAACCGCCTGCGCCAGGACGTGGGCATGGTTTTTCAGCAATTCAACCTCTACCCGCACCTCACGGCGCTCGACAACGTGGCGCTTGCGCTGCGCAACGTGCAGCGTCGCTCCAAGGCCGAAGCCCAGGCGCTGGCGCAGCAGGCGCTCGAGCAGGTCGGCCTCGGGGCCAAGGCGCGCGCTTATCCCGGCGAACTCTCGGGCGGCCAGCAGCAGCGCGTGGGCATCGCACGCGCCGTGGCGCTCAAGCCGCAGGTGATCCTGTTTGACGAGCCCACCAGCGCGCTCGACCCCGAGCTGGTCGAAGACGTGCTCAACGTGATGCGCGACCTGCGCCAGCGCGGCATGACCATGCTGGTGGTCACGCACGAGATGGCGTTTGCGCATGCCGCGGCCGACCGCGTGGTGTTCATGGATGGCGGCGTCGTGGTCGAGCAGGGTACGGCCGCCGAGCTGTTCGAGCACCCGCGCGAGCCGCGCACGCAGAGCTTTCTCGCGCGCTACGGGAGCCAACGTCCATGA